A genomic region of Microthrixaceae bacterium contains the following coding sequences:
- a CDS encoding FAD-dependent oxidoreductase — translation MTDADVDPIQPLDVSELSDGWAEECDVLVIGLGAAGLATSIAAAEAGASVIALDRSGGGGTSASAGGILYLGGGTSTQVEAGLSDTAEEMRAFLAEALGRDIDDPRLVAYCEGGVEHHDWLVAHGVPFEPAFWDEPGMEPPGTEGLIYSGGEDASPYRQHHRPVARGHVPATPNAAGWFLVERLREALERTAATVLTDQRAERLVVDGGRVVGATVRADGTVRAIRANSGVVLACGGWAYNEALLAKYAPKLLDIAWRLGTDGDDGWALRTTLGLGAEIEGMSTMEVAVPVTPPRSVVRGVIVNGEGERFINEDTYFGHVGQAILRDQDGVAWLLTDEPNYVVNRVGMRAENVCETWEELAREIGLPPEKLAATMAAYNEAAARGQDPQFHKAAEWLVPLDTAPFGAIDLRVATILYAGFPLGGTRIDEHARVVRPDGSPIDGLFAAGRAASSLALAHYCSGISLGEGTFFGRRAVAEMFSTREVLNLK, via the coding sequence GTGACTGATGCAGATGTAGACCCGATCCAACCACTCGACGTGTCGGAGTTGTCCGACGGGTGGGCCGAGGAATGCGACGTGCTCGTCATCGGCCTCGGCGCTGCGGGGCTGGCGACCTCGATCGCTGCGGCCGAGGCCGGGGCGTCGGTCATCGCCCTCGACCGAAGCGGCGGTGGCGGAACCTCGGCGAGTGCGGGCGGAATCCTCTACCTCGGCGGCGGTACCTCGACCCAGGTCGAGGCCGGCCTGAGCGACACCGCCGAGGAGATGCGCGCGTTCCTGGCCGAGGCGCTCGGCCGCGACATCGACGATCCGCGCCTGGTCGCGTACTGCGAGGGCGGCGTCGAACACCACGACTGGTTGGTCGCCCACGGGGTCCCGTTCGAGCCCGCATTCTGGGACGAGCCCGGCATGGAGCCGCCCGGCACCGAGGGCCTGATCTACAGCGGAGGCGAGGACGCCAGCCCGTATCGCCAACATCATCGACCGGTGGCGCGCGGCCACGTCCCCGCAACGCCGAACGCTGCCGGTTGGTTCCTGGTGGAACGTCTCCGCGAGGCGCTCGAACGCACGGCGGCCACCGTGCTGACCGATCAGCGCGCGGAACGGCTCGTCGTGGACGGGGGCCGGGTCGTCGGGGCCACGGTGCGCGCCGATGGCACGGTTCGCGCCATCCGGGCGAACAGCGGCGTGGTACTCGCCTGCGGCGGCTGGGCCTACAACGAGGCGCTGCTCGCGAAATATGCGCCGAAGCTGCTCGACATCGCGTGGCGACTCGGCACCGACGGCGACGACGGGTGGGCGCTGCGAACCACACTCGGGCTCGGCGCCGAGATCGAGGGAATGTCGACGATGGAGGTCGCCGTTCCGGTGACCCCACCGCGCTCGGTGGTTCGCGGGGTGATCGTCAACGGTGAGGGCGAACGCTTCATCAACGAGGACACCTATTTCGGACATGTCGGCCAGGCCATCTTGCGCGACCAGGACGGGGTTGCGTGGCTGCTCACCGACGAACCCAACTACGTGGTCAACCGGGTTGGCATGCGCGCCGAGAACGTGTGTGAGACCTGGGAGGAGTTGGCTCGCGAGATCGGGTTGCCGCCCGAAAAGCTCGCCGCAACGATGGCGGCCTACAACGAGGCGGCCGCTCGCGGGCAGGACCCGCAGTTCCACAAGGCCGCCGAGTGGCTCGTGCCGCTCGACACGGCGCCGTTCGGGGCGATCGACCTGCGGGTCGCGACCATTCTCTATGCCGGGTTTCCCCTCGGCGGCACCCGGATCGACGAACACGCTCGAGTCGTTCGCCCCGACGGTTCCCCCATCGACGGATTGTTCGCCGCCGGCCGCGCCGCATCGAGCCTGGCGCTCGCCCACTACTGCTCGGGCATCTCCCTCGGCGAGGGCACGTTTTTCGGCCGGCGCGCCGTTGCCGAGATGTTTTCAACCCGAGAGGTTCTCAACCTGAAATGA
- a CDS encoding FtsX-like permease family protein codes for MFLALRDLRRGSRRFALLGAVIALVAVLSTVLSGLATGLVTDGISGLRALPLDRLALQEGAQATFSRSALQPEVLEPFEQLDGVEVTPLGASFVNAAANNGGLSLDLALFGIAPESFLVTRNDASDALHGEPGLILGSELADEGVKVGDRYTLVGSDIELPVLGFTFAGTYGHAPIAFTSLETWQRVQFGDSAKGRFSAVALKGGDQADIDAAAKAAGVEVITKSAAYAGSPGFTAETTTMSLIRSFLLVISALVIGAFFTVLTVQRTRQIGLLKAMGASNAYVLRDGIGQMTILVALATAAGVLVGAALIALVGGSGAPVELNLAAIATVAGSLVVAGVLGSLVAFRRITQIEPAIALGVES; via the coding sequence ATGTTTCTCGCACTACGTGACCTACGGCGCGGGAGTCGCCGATTCGCGCTGCTGGGCGCGGTCATCGCGCTGGTAGCGGTTCTGTCAACGGTGCTGTCGGGACTGGCCACCGGCCTGGTCACCGACGGCATCTCGGGGCTGCGTGCGTTGCCGCTCGATCGGCTCGCGCTCCAAGAAGGCGCCCAGGCAACCTTCAGCCGCTCCGCGCTGCAACCCGAGGTACTCGAGCCGTTCGAACAGCTCGACGGGGTCGAGGTGACGCCGCTCGGGGCCAGCTTCGTCAACGCGGCGGCGAATAACGGCGGGCTGAGCCTCGACCTCGCCCTCTTCGGCATCGCCCCCGAAAGCTTCCTGGTCACACGCAACGACGCCAGCGATGCGCTGCACGGCGAGCCCGGCCTCATCCTGGGCAGCGAACTGGCCGATGAAGGCGTCAAGGTTGGCGATCGCTACACCCTCGTCGGATCCGACATCGAACTCCCCGTGTTGGGATTCACCTTCGCCGGCACCTACGGACACGCACCGATCGCGTTCACCTCGCTCGAGACGTGGCAGCGCGTTCAGTTCGGAGACAGCGCCAAGGGCCGGTTCTCGGCGGTCGCGCTCAAGGGCGGCGACCAGGCCGACATCGACGCGGCCGCCAAGGCGGCCGGAGTCGAGGTCATCACCAAGTCAGCCGCTTACGCCGGATCCCCCGGCTTCACCGCCGAGACGACAACGATGAGCCTGATCCGCTCGTTCCTGCTCGTCATTTCCGCGCTGGTCATCGGGGCGTTCTTCACCGTGCTCACCGTACAGCGGACCCGCCAGATTGGGTTGCTCAAGGCGATGGGAGCCAGCAACGCCTACGTGCTACGAGACGGCATCGGCCAGATGACGATCCTCGTCGCCCTCGCCACCGCCGCCGGGGTGCTCGTCGGCGCCGCCCTGATCGCCCTGGTCGGCGGCAGCGGCGCCCCCGTGGAACTCAACCTGGCGGCGATCGCCACCGTCGCCGGATCGCTCGTGGTCGCCGGAGTTCTCGGCAGCCTCGTCGCCTTCCGCCGAATCACCCAAATCGAACCGGCCATCGCCCTCGGAGTCGAATCATGA
- a CDS encoding ABC transporter ATP-binding protein codes for MSLSSNTEPATSHPGNAPSALVVSKARVAYPDGPDVRVVLDDLDLSVSPGEIVVISGESGAGKSTLLTIAGLLRRPDSGEVTVAGIPTSALSERQRTVVRRDHLAFVYQSANLLPSLTAVEQLELVGHIRGEKPSTMRARALETLAAVDLADRANQLPSQLSGGERQRVGIARALMASPSVLIADEPTASLDPERAAVVAELLAGAAAANGIATIIVAHDTAALAHADRHLRLEGGRLHEFARTV; via the coding sequence ATGAGCCTCTCCTCGAACACTGAACCCGCGACCTCCCACCCCGGCAACGCGCCAAGCGCGCTCGTCGTGTCGAAGGCGCGAGTCGCCTACCCGGATGGTCCCGACGTGCGCGTCGTGCTCGACGACCTGGACCTGAGCGTCTCGCCGGGCGAGATCGTGGTGATCTCCGGCGAGTCCGGTGCCGGTAAGTCCACCCTGTTGACGATCGCCGGCCTGCTGCGCCGTCCCGATTCCGGCGAGGTGACCGTCGCCGGAATCCCCACCTCGGCGCTCTCGGAGCGCCAACGCACCGTCGTACGTCGCGACCACCTGGCGTTCGTCTATCAGTCGGCCAACCTGTTGCCATCCCTCACCGCGGTGGAACAACTCGAACTCGTCGGCCACATCCGAGGCGAGAAACCCTCGACCATGCGAGCACGCGCGCTCGAGACACTCGCTGCGGTCGACCTGGCGGATCGAGCCAACCAACTGCCCTCGCAGCTGTCGGGCGGTGAACGTCAGCGGGTGGGCATCGCCCGAGCGCTCATGGCCTCCCCGAGCGTCCTCATCGCCGATGAGCCGACCGCCTCGCTCGACCCCGAGCGCGCTGCGGTGGTGGCTGAGCTTCTCGCCGGTGCGGCGGCCGCGAATGGCATCGCCACCATCATCGTGGCCCACGACACCGCAGCGCTCGCACACGCCGACCGGCATCTGCGCCTCGAGGGAGGCCGCCTCCACGAATTCGCCCGCACTGTGTGA
- a CDS encoding TetR/AcrR family transcriptional regulator, with protein sequence MPRIKADTIAEHVDQQRAAVLDAAVELFTTRGFAEVSLGDVAAKVGLARSSLYRYVPDKTHLLVEWYRRAVPDITSAWSAVTAGDDDPVMRLQRWGHAFLEWANSPEHQLVAPLMEAIPNLDAQTRAEISSLHRTMMGTVGEVLQAVGTPPEQIDGTVDLLAGLLLSAARAEQAHGVNPQVRRRLDAAVAAIIAPLDNDDA encoded by the coding sequence GTGCCACGGATCAAAGCCGACACCATCGCCGAACACGTCGACCAGCAGCGCGCTGCGGTGCTCGACGCCGCCGTCGAGTTGTTCACCACCCGCGGCTTCGCCGAGGTCAGCCTCGGAGACGTCGCCGCGAAGGTCGGCCTGGCCCGCAGCTCGCTGTATCGATATGTCCCCGACAAGACCCACCTCCTCGTCGAGTGGTATCGGCGAGCGGTACCGGACATCACCAGTGCGTGGAGCGCGGTGACCGCTGGTGACGACGATCCCGTGATGCGACTGCAACGGTGGGGACACGCGTTCCTCGAATGGGCCAACAGCCCCGAACACCAACTCGTCGCTCCGCTCATGGAGGCCATCCCGAACCTCGATGCGCAGACCCGAGCCGAGATCAGCTCGTTGCACCGCACGATGATGGGAACCGTCGGCGAGGTCCTTCAAGCGGTCGGAACACCGCCGGAGCAGATCGACGGCACGGTCGATCTGCTCGCCGGACTACTGCTCAGCGCGGCGAGGGCCGAACAGGCCCACGGGGTGAACCCGCAGGTACGACGGCGCCTCGACGCCGCCGTCGCGGCCATCATCGCCCCGCTGGACAACGACGACGCGTGA